From the Phyllostomus discolor isolate MPI-MPIP mPhyDis1 chromosome 7, mPhyDis1.pri.v3, whole genome shotgun sequence genome, one window contains:
- the NUDT16 gene encoding U8 snoRNA-decapping enzyme: MALTRVRRLELEEALALGPNWRHECHALLYAPDPGLLFRRIPLRYAVLMQMRFDGRLGFPGGFMELQDGSLEDGLNRELIEELGEAAATFRVERANYRSSHAASGPRVVAHFYAKCLTLEQLTAVEKGAPFAKDHGLEVLGLVRVPLYTLRDGVGGLPTFLENAFIGAAREQLLEALKDLGLLESDSVRGT; this comes from the exons ATGGCCTTGACCCGGGTGCGCAGGCTGGAGCTGGAGGaagccctggccctggggcctaACTGGCGGCATGAGTGCCACGCGCTGCTCTACGCGCCAGACCCTGGGCTGCTCTTCCGCCGCATCCCACTGCGTTATGCGGTCCTG ATGCAGATGCGCTTTGACGGGCGTTTGGGCTTCCCCGGAGGTTTCATGGAGTTGCAGGACGGTAGTCTGGAGGATGGGCTGAACCGCGAGCTGAtagaggagctgggggaggcagcGGCCACCTTCCGCGTGGAGCGGGCAAACTACCGCAGCTCTCACGCGGCGTCCGGCCCACGCGTGGTGGCTCACTTCTATGCCAAGTGTCTCACGCTGGAGCAGCTGACTGCAGTGGAGAAGGGCGCGCCGTTTGCCAAGGACCACGGGCTGGAG gtgctgggcctggtgcGGGTGCCCCTGTATACCCTGCGGGATGGTGTAGGAGGCCTGCCTACCTTCCTGGAAAACGCCTTTATTGGAGCTGCGCGGGAGCAGCTGCTGGAAGCCCTCAAGGACTTAGGACTGCTGGAATCTGATTCTGTCCGTGGGACTTAA